One segment of Luteolibacter rhizosphaerae DNA contains the following:
- a CDS encoding exo-alpha-sialidase, with the protein MRLPRLALVLPLLSGPLAAETLDIFILTGQSNSLGTVGTTDVSMRHGLPGTHPAEQANGIPFYWDNRSDGTPAGDTALGKSPGWTRIGAQTGGYYTGNDDHWGPEIGFSRMLWNAGYRHFAVVKASRGGGGNTFWQKSAADHHMYDHVVATVAGALADLPPGYDSARIAGLIYVQGESNGATEAAEAGTRFGELMANLQADLPSATNMKAVFGEIAGSGTNRDTTRAAQVALATSQADIGYAESTGLVVHNQDGQNVHYDAESQILLGERIAAEIIALSALPQQPLPEWASVHGWFVADNGTGFDANGAVNRWATLHNGAATRDLTRRVAGQTFRRSVVSGSGESRRVMHFDGSNDLWANASTEFGAISGPRSVAILCRVGSAANGFLFDGTTGSGKTRAQVRNGSWQAGTTATAGAWDSAETATTARQTGIWQQHVFTYAPDGTGNTTISHWIDGSLAATVTDSGTAPLGGLILGSNGGSPFSRLSADIAELAVYSSALDANAIAALKTAWDTRWGAIAPPPFTIAISQAPRSIARFGRHNLLEASIDNDAGGTTLVQAAITLAPGTRQHIASVALVSQDTGATLAQLDSPSSDSLVLPCVLPLAEGTNRLAIAIIPQRHPPLGTTLDATWDSLGFSGTRSGTTVPPQTDPAGVLTLALVPAFTDVVVGGEQGIVNFRIPGIVSDPSGTLHAVYDHRYNNSADLPGNIDVGYSRSTDGGATWTETRAIMDYDSSVSGSSGNGVGDPCILRDPATGTLWVAALWSFGNRAYNGSGPGTLPSETGQYVLSKSDDGGDTWSEPINVTAAVKDDPNWRLIFDGPGHGIALRNGTLVFPSQYRDASGTVRVCSVFSSDHGATWDFGADIPVDSPQTNENTVCELDDGRLLFSMRTPTASNGQRAWIRYTPGGEVPMRDGTWGSLFRLPSVPDPVCQGSVLQWASRHRGDPRELILFGNPASSSSRSNFTLRVSADGGDSWPVSRQLYAGSSAYSSLCILPDRSIGILFEKDDYSRITFARVEEDWLLNPAVDTDGDGLPDAWELLNGTNPAIPDAAADPDRDGASNSGEYSAGTNPLDPGSLLRISEFATTDAHHLEWASVPGRSYLVEESSDLANWQTALPLVLATGPTTTATLPLNTATRRYLRVRPQ; encoded by the coding sequence ATGCGCCTGCCCCGCCTCGCTCTTGTCCTCCCGCTTCTCTCCGGGCCTCTCGCCGCGGAGACGCTGGATATCTTCATCCTCACCGGACAGTCGAATTCCCTCGGCACCGTCGGCACCACGGATGTCTCCATGCGCCATGGACTGCCCGGCACTCATCCGGCAGAGCAAGCAAACGGCATCCCCTTCTACTGGGACAATCGTAGCGACGGCACACCTGCGGGGGACACCGCTCTCGGCAAGTCCCCCGGCTGGACCCGCATCGGCGCTCAAACCGGCGGCTACTATACCGGGAATGACGACCACTGGGGCCCGGAGATCGGCTTCTCCCGCATGCTTTGGAATGCCGGCTACCGTCACTTCGCGGTGGTGAAGGCATCCCGCGGCGGCGGTGGAAATACCTTCTGGCAGAAGAGCGCGGCGGATCACCATATGTACGATCATGTGGTGGCCACGGTGGCCGGGGCTTTGGCAGATCTGCCACCCGGTTACGATAGCGCACGCATCGCAGGACTTATTTACGTTCAAGGAGAAAGCAACGGAGCTACGGAAGCCGCCGAAGCAGGCACGCGCTTCGGCGAGCTGATGGCGAATCTTCAGGCCGACCTGCCCTCCGCCACGAACATGAAGGCGGTATTCGGCGAGATCGCGGGCTCCGGCACGAACCGCGATACCACCCGCGCCGCCCAAGTCGCCTTGGCAACCAGCCAGGCCGATATCGGCTACGCGGAAAGTACGGGACTCGTCGTACACAATCAGGACGGCCAGAACGTCCACTACGATGCAGAGAGCCAGATCCTCCTCGGCGAGCGCATCGCCGCGGAAATCATCGCCCTCTCCGCCCTGCCGCAGCAGCCGCTCCCGGAGTGGGCGAGCGTCCATGGCTGGTTCGTCGCGGACAACGGCACCGGCTTCGACGCGAATGGCGCGGTCAACCGCTGGGCCACCCTGCACAACGGCGCTGCCACCCGCGATCTCACCCGCCGCGTCGCCGGGCAGACCTTCCGGCGTTCCGTCGTTTCCGGCAGCGGCGAATCCCGCAGGGTCATGCACTTCGATGGCAGCAACGACCTCTGGGCGAATGCCAGCACCGAGTTCGGCGCGATCAGCGGTCCCCGCAGCGTCGCCATCCTCTGCCGGGTCGGCTCCGCAGCAAACGGCTTCCTTTTCGATGGCACCACCGGCAGCGGCAAGACCCGCGCCCAAGTCCGCAACGGCTCCTGGCAAGCCGGCACCACTGCCACCGCCGGCGCATGGGATAGCGCGGAGACCGCCACCACCGCGCGCCAGACCGGTATCTGGCAACAGCACGTCTTCACCTACGCCCCGGATGGCACGGGCAATACCACCATCAGCCACTGGATCGATGGCAGCCTCGCCGCCACCGTGACGGATTCGGGCACCGCCCCGCTCGGCGGGCTCATCCTCGGCTCGAACGGCGGCTCGCCCTTCTCCCGGCTCTCTGCCGATATCGCGGAGCTCGCCGTCTACAGCTCCGCGCTCGATGCCAACGCCATCGCCGCGCTGAAGACCGCATGGGATACCCGCTGGGGAGCCATCGCCCCGCCACCCTTCACCATCGCCATCTCGCAGGCTCCGCGATCCATCGCCCGCTTCGGCCGGCACAATCTGTTAGAAGCCAGCATCGATAACGACGCCGGTGGCACCACGCTTGTTCAAGCCGCCATCACCCTCGCTCCCGGCACCCGCCAGCACATCGCCTCCGTCGCCTTGGTCTCGCAGGATACCGGTGCCACCCTCGCGCAGCTCGATTCCCCATCCAGCGACTCGCTCGTCCTCCCCTGCGTCCTGCCGCTCGCGGAGGGAACGAACCGCCTCGCCATCGCCATCATCCCGCAGCGCCACCCGCCGCTCGGCACCACGCTCGATGCCACCTGGGATTCCCTCGGCTTCTCCGGCACCCGTAGCGGCACCACCGTTCCACCGCAAACCGATCCCGCCGGAGTCCTCACGCTCGCCCTCGTCCCCGCCTTCACGGATGTCGTCGTGGGCGGCGAACAAGGCATCGTGAACTTCCGCATCCCCGGCATCGTCAGCGATCCCTCCGGCACCCTCCACGCCGTCTACGACCACCGCTATAACAACAGCGCCGACCTCCCCGGAAACATCGATGTCGGCTACAGCCGTTCCACCGACGGCGGCGCCACCTGGACCGAGACCCGCGCCATCATGGACTACGATTCCAGCGTCAGCGGCTCCTCCGGCAATGGCGTAGGCGATCCCTGCATCCTCCGCGATCCCGCCACCGGCACCCTCTGGGTCGCCGCACTCTGGTCCTTTGGGAACCGCGCTTACAATGGCTCCGGTCCCGGCACCCTTCCCTCCGAGACCGGCCAATACGTCCTCTCGAAAAGCGATGACGGCGGCGATACCTGGAGCGAGCCCATCAACGTCACCGCCGCCGTGAAGGACGACCCCAACTGGCGCCTCATCTTCGATGGCCCCGGCCACGGCATCGCCCTGCGGAATGGCACGCTCGTCTTCCCCTCCCAGTACCGCGATGCCTCCGGCACCGTCCGCGTCTGCTCCGTGTTCAGCTCGGATCACGGCGCCACCTGGGACTTCGGCGCGGACATCCCTGTCGATTCCCCGCAGACGAACGAGAACACCGTGTGCGAGCTCGATGACGGTCGCCTCCTCTTCTCCATGCGCACACCCACCGCCTCGAATGGCCAGCGCGCCTGGATCCGCTACACCCCGGGCGGCGAGGTCCCCATGCGCGATGGCACTTGGGGCAGCCTCTTCCGCCTCCCCTCCGTCCCGGATCCCGTCTGCCAGGGCAGCGTGCTCCAGTGGGCCAGCCGCCACCGCGGCGATCCGCGCGAGCTCATCCTCTTCGGCAATCCCGCCAGCAGCTCCAGCCGCTCGAATTTCACCCTCCGCGTCTCCGCCGATGGCGGCGATTCATGGCCCGTCTCGCGACAGCTCTACGCCGGCTCTTCCGCGTACTCCTCCCTCTGCATCCTGCCGGACCGCTCCATCGGCATCCTCTTCGAGAAGGACGACTACTCCCGCATCACCTTCGCCCGCGTGGAGGAAGACTGGCTGCTCAACCCCGCCGTCGATACCGATGGCGACGGACTTCCCGATGCTTGGGAACTCCTCAATGGCACCAACCCCGCCATCCCGGATGCCGCCGCCGATCCCGACCGCGACGGTGCTTCTAACAGCGGGGAATATTCCGCCGGCACCAATCCCCTCGATCCCGGCTCTCTACTACGCATCTCGGAGTTCGCCACCACCGATGCCCATCACCTGGAATGGGCCAGCGTTCCCGGTCGCAGCTACCTCGTCGAGGAAAGCAGCGACCTCGCTAACTGGCAGACTGCCCTGCCGCTCGTCCTCGCCACCGGCCCCACCACCACCGCCACCCTGCCCCTCAATACTGCGACCCGCCGCTACCTCCGCGTCCGGCCCCAGTGA
- a CDS encoding sialate O-acetylesterase gives MRSILTAMWLLVMPAAALELGRAYGEHMVLPMGKEVSVRGKADARAEVILRFAGQEVKGRADGRGEWALGLAPMAACAEGKQLVVESGKERLSLGNVVVGRVYLCSGQSNMDFPLSSAVGGGSAISTAGKFPLVRVFNLTGVRTDARRYEPELLAKLDAGRNFEGRWRSAAPGAVENFSAIAWWTGLTLHERSGVPIGLVENAVGGSGTEAWLPREVIESRTMYREEFGKDWLASEKISDWARGRARDNLGERMEGNHPYKPGYLFETGVRGFAGFPFEGVLWYQGETNAEINDVEWNRSLIVDLVEGWRQGLGDPGLRFYLVQLPRIGGNDPLRRYWPEYRRAQAEAARMLKGVVLVETQDLGWESPDVHPPDKLPVAKRLAEAVMKGLR, from the coding sequence GTGAGATCCATCCTGACCGCGATGTGGTTGCTGGTGATGCCTGCCGCTGCGCTGGAGTTGGGGCGTGCCTATGGCGAGCACATGGTGCTGCCCATGGGGAAGGAGGTGAGCGTGCGGGGCAAAGCCGACGCGAGGGCGGAGGTGATTCTCCGATTTGCCGGGCAAGAAGTGAAAGGCCGCGCGGACGGGAGGGGTGAATGGGCTCTGGGTCTAGCGCCGATGGCGGCTTGTGCCGAAGGAAAGCAACTGGTGGTGGAATCGGGGAAAGAGCGGCTGTCGCTGGGGAACGTGGTGGTAGGGCGCGTGTATCTGTGTTCCGGGCAATCGAACATGGACTTTCCTCTGAGCTCGGCCGTGGGAGGCGGGTCCGCCATCTCGACCGCAGGGAAATTTCCTCTGGTGAGAGTCTTCAATCTAACAGGTGTGCGGACGGATGCCCGTCGCTATGAGCCGGAGTTGCTCGCAAAACTGGATGCGGGGCGGAACTTCGAGGGCAGGTGGCGGTCTGCTGCACCGGGAGCGGTGGAGAACTTCTCCGCGATCGCTTGGTGGACGGGGCTGACGCTGCACGAACGAAGCGGTGTGCCGATCGGGCTGGTGGAGAATGCGGTGGGCGGCTCGGGGACGGAGGCGTGGCTGCCGCGGGAGGTCATCGAATCCCGGACGATGTATCGCGAGGAGTTCGGGAAGGACTGGCTAGCGAGTGAGAAGATCAGTGATTGGGCGCGAGGGCGGGCGAGGGATAATCTAGGAGAGCGGATGGAAGGGAATCATCCCTATAAGCCCGGCTATCTCTTTGAAACCGGAGTGCGGGGCTTCGCCGGTTTTCCTTTCGAAGGTGTGCTTTGGTACCAAGGGGAAACGAATGCCGAGATCAATGATGTGGAGTGGAACCGTAGTCTGATTGTCGATCTGGTGGAGGGATGGAGGCAGGGATTGGGAGATCCGGGCCTGCGCTTTTATCTGGTGCAGTTGCCGCGGATCGGCGGGAATGATCCTCTGCGGCGCTATTGGCCGGAGTATCGGCGGGCTCAAGCAGAGGCCGCGCGGATGCTGAAAGGGGTAGTTTTGGTAGAGACGCAGGATCTGGGGTGGGAATCACCCGATGTGCATCCGCCGGACAAGCTGCCGGTGGCGAAGCGCTTGGCGGAGGCAGTGATGAAGGGGCTCCGGTAA
- a CDS encoding RNA polymerase sigma factor, whose product MAAVPDRSDRQVSLFATTRWSIVGAAAGDDDTLAREGLAALFETYWAPLYRYVRRLGQREQDAEDLVQGFFASLLEGRGLRLADPQRGRFRAFMLASLKHYMANEWRREHRQKRGGFAQHLSIDWKDAETGLSLDPADERSPDKLYDREWAMALLDKVLDELAAEEEDFGRWKPFLSVSSGSIRYAEIAEEFGMTEGAARVAVHRLRKRYRHRLREEIGRTLVNGEMVEEEMASLFAALAE is encoded by the coding sequence ATGGCGGCTGTTCCCGATCGTTCCGACAGGCAGGTTTCACTGTTCGCTACGACGCGATGGTCGATCGTGGGGGCGGCGGCGGGGGATGATGATACGCTGGCGCGGGAGGGGCTGGCGGCCTTGTTCGAGACCTACTGGGCACCGCTGTATCGCTATGTGCGGCGGCTGGGACAGCGGGAGCAGGATGCGGAGGATCTGGTGCAGGGGTTCTTCGCGAGCCTGTTAGAGGGGCGGGGGCTGCGTTTGGCGGATCCGCAGAGGGGTCGTTTCCGGGCGTTCATGCTGGCCTCGCTGAAGCACTACATGGCGAACGAGTGGCGGCGCGAGCACCGGCAGAAGCGGGGCGGATTCGCGCAGCACCTGTCGATCGACTGGAAGGATGCGGAGACGGGCTTGAGTCTGGATCCGGCGGACGAGCGGAGCCCGGACAAGCTGTACGACCGGGAGTGGGCGATGGCGCTGCTGGACAAGGTGCTGGATGAGCTGGCGGCGGAGGAAGAGGACTTCGGGCGCTGGAAGCCCTTCCTAAGCGTGAGTAGCGGAAGCATCCGCTATGCGGAGATCGCAGAGGAATTCGGGATGACGGAAGGGGCGGCGCGGGTGGCGGTGCACCGGCTGCGGAAGCGCTATCGGCATCGCCTGCGCGAGGAGATCGGGCGGACCTTGGTGAACGGGGAGATGGTGGAGGAGGAGATGGCTTCCTTGTTCGCGGCGCTGGCCGAGTAG
- a CDS encoding protein kinase domain-containing protein, whose protein sequence is MNTDAASENCPECGKVLPAGSAHGMCPACLMAQAMASRTLDGEGGEESAGVPLTPEEMADKFPQFEILECLGRGGMGVVYKARQKSLNRLVAIKILAPERERDSKFAGRFAREAELLAKLSHPHIVTIHDFGDTEGLFYLVMEFINGVNLRDLLREGKMPPEQALAIVPPVCEALQYAHEQGIVHRDIKPENILLDREGRVKIADFGIATLAGDAGDPSGTPAYMAPEQQSVVKIVDHRADIYALGVVLYEMLTGERPTTLPVAPSQRIQIDVRLDEVVLRALAKEPELRFQTAADFRTVVQTMARRGDGTTSTADYHPAQGVDYRSSRRFLGLPLLHVASGVDPVTKKRRVAKGWVAIGDTAVGGIALGGMACGGIAVGGVSAGLLGFGGVALGLLALGGVALGVLAAVGGLAIGGVAVGGMAMGYYAHGGGVRGVHLYGPGVRDPEAVRFFAPWAGGFLRTMGIWGTAALFVSIAIQFAGMQWALAKQRAGGGSNKGDGPKGEGKGVLALMAHFLPAILLAFMWFSGGLEKGAVMILSVVVVATLVIGALRLKSPGMRWFVPFVALAICLGVGGVFLKKHKLSWVWDAMPPQAEQQDERREMLSADLVARAEADPSKGLEMRWMVEDPRKGTPFRPAPGSMTGKHVRDYYLSGVVADEKDLADVRLTPTETGKGYLVIELNADAVERLRKEERAKPGRVLAVVWQGQVLRGIRPSTPVSRVFEIDLGRAEVDAEAMVLRLRRGFSGGGRFIHVEGSGEFNTLASALFAAPENAVIRVPEGVFKERIEITKPVKIIGAGWEKTRLEAGGDVVAMEGKEAEAVKPLVMIRTEGEVLLEGMGMSLRTQKMHGGGIPRIAVVSSDKAKLTMRGCAVLGSPGNGIEVREAAGGLIENCLVAGVWGTGIALAGNRITVLNSDVRNCYHRGITISDQRWGKTTIRGCRISGSAWHGIRYDDCSPLITGCVITGNARSGIYVSGNTVGEIFGNIFAKNEMNSISCWFESRDRIVRNIIADDQREALAVLGLASPLVRGNVFVGKGIVQSQIGGDRLTAKAYGTPKLENNVFWKVGQPHQRGYPAEAVALPEGNRVEDPGLGAGYILPEGSKLREEQIGPEVNPVGLSPYPIQPEEKAIMPEGDSRDSRLWKGQG, encoded by the coding sequence ATGAACACGGATGCTGCTTCCGAGAATTGTCCCGAGTGCGGGAAGGTGCTGCCGGCGGGGAGTGCGCACGGGATGTGCCCGGCCTGCCTGATGGCGCAGGCGATGGCTTCCCGGACGCTGGATGGTGAGGGCGGGGAGGAGTCGGCGGGAGTGCCGCTCACGCCGGAGGAGATGGCCGACAAGTTCCCGCAGTTCGAGATCCTGGAGTGTCTGGGACGCGGGGGGATGGGGGTGGTCTACAAGGCGCGACAGAAGTCGCTGAACCGGCTGGTGGCGATCAAGATCCTGGCGCCGGAACGGGAGCGGGATTCCAAATTCGCGGGCCGTTTCGCGCGGGAGGCGGAGCTGCTGGCAAAGCTGAGTCATCCGCATATCGTTACGATCCACGACTTCGGCGATACGGAGGGGCTCTTTTACCTGGTGATGGAATTCATCAACGGGGTGAACCTGCGGGACTTGCTGCGGGAGGGGAAGATGCCGCCGGAGCAGGCGCTGGCGATCGTGCCGCCGGTGTGCGAGGCGCTGCAGTATGCGCACGAGCAGGGGATCGTGCACCGAGACATCAAGCCGGAGAACATTTTGTTAGACCGGGAGGGGCGGGTGAAGATCGCGGACTTCGGGATCGCGACGCTGGCAGGGGATGCGGGCGATCCCTCCGGAACCCCGGCCTACATGGCTCCGGAGCAGCAGAGCGTGGTGAAGATCGTGGACCACCGGGCGGATATCTATGCGCTGGGGGTGGTGCTGTATGAGATGCTGACGGGGGAGCGACCTACGACGCTTCCCGTAGCTCCATCGCAGCGGATCCAGATCGACGTGCGGCTGGACGAGGTGGTGCTGCGGGCGCTGGCGAAGGAGCCGGAGCTGCGATTCCAAACGGCGGCGGACTTCCGCACGGTGGTGCAGACGATGGCGCGGCGGGGGGATGGAACCACGAGCACGGCGGACTACCATCCGGCGCAGGGCGTGGACTATCGCTCGTCGCGGCGCTTCCTGGGGCTGCCGCTGCTGCATGTGGCCTCCGGGGTGGACCCGGTGACGAAGAAGCGGCGGGTGGCCAAGGGCTGGGTGGCGATCGGGGATACGGCGGTGGGCGGCATCGCTTTGGGAGGAATGGCCTGCGGGGGGATCGCGGTGGGCGGTGTGTCGGCCGGATTGCTCGGCTTCGGCGGGGTGGCGCTCGGGCTGCTGGCGCTGGGTGGCGTGGCGCTGGGCGTGCTAGCGGCGGTAGGTGGACTAGCCATCGGCGGGGTGGCGGTGGGCGGCATGGCGATGGGCTACTATGCGCATGGTGGCGGGGTGAGGGGTGTGCATCTGTATGGCCCGGGAGTGAGGGATCCGGAGGCGGTGAGGTTCTTTGCGCCGTGGGCGGGAGGCTTCCTGAGGACCATGGGGATCTGGGGCACGGCGGCTTTGTTCGTGTCGATCGCGATTCAATTTGCGGGGATGCAGTGGGCCTTGGCAAAACAGCGGGCTGGCGGCGGATCCAACAAGGGGGACGGGCCGAAGGGAGAAGGCAAAGGTGTGCTGGCGTTGATGGCGCATTTCCTGCCGGCAATCTTGCTGGCCTTCATGTGGTTCAGTGGCGGTCTGGAGAAGGGGGCGGTGATGATCCTGAGCGTGGTGGTGGTGGCGACGTTGGTGATCGGGGCGCTGCGGCTGAAGTCGCCGGGCATGAGGTGGTTCGTGCCCTTCGTGGCGCTGGCGATTTGTTTGGGGGTGGGGGGCGTCTTTCTCAAGAAGCACAAGCTGTCGTGGGTATGGGATGCGATGCCTCCGCAGGCGGAACAGCAGGACGAGCGTAGGGAGATGCTTTCAGCGGATCTTGTCGCGCGGGCTGAAGCCGACCCGAGCAAAGGCTTGGAGATGCGTTGGATGGTGGAGGATCCGCGCAAGGGCACGCCCTTCCGGCCAGCACCCGGATCCATGACGGGCAAGCATGTGCGGGACTACTATCTCTCCGGAGTGGTGGCGGATGAGAAGGATCTCGCCGATGTGAGGCTGACGCCCACGGAAACGGGAAAGGGGTATCTCGTCATTGAGCTGAATGCCGACGCGGTGGAGAGGCTTCGCAAGGAGGAACGAGCGAAGCCCGGCCGGGTGCTTGCGGTGGTGTGGCAGGGACAAGTGCTCCGCGGGATACGGCCGAGCACTCCGGTGAGCCGTGTGTTTGAGATCGATCTGGGGAGGGCCGAGGTGGACGCGGAGGCGATGGTGCTCCGGCTCCGCCGCGGGTTTTCCGGCGGGGGCCGCTTCATCCATGTGGAAGGCTCGGGCGAATTCAACACGCTGGCCTCCGCACTCTTCGCCGCGCCGGAGAATGCGGTGATCCGGGTGCCGGAGGGCGTTTTCAAGGAGCGGATCGAGATCACGAAGCCGGTGAAGATCATCGGGGCAGGCTGGGAGAAGACGCGGCTGGAAGCAGGTGGCGATGTGGTGGCGATGGAGGGCAAAGAGGCGGAAGCGGTGAAGCCGCTGGTGATGATCCGGACGGAGGGCGAGGTTCTGTTAGAGGGAATGGGGATGTCGCTGCGGACGCAGAAGATGCATGGCGGGGGAATACCGCGGATCGCGGTGGTGAGCTCGGACAAGGCGAAGCTGACGATGCGGGGTTGTGCGGTGCTGGGCTCGCCGGGGAACGGGATCGAGGTGCGGGAAGCGGCGGGTGGCTTGATCGAGAATTGCCTGGTGGCGGGAGTATGGGGCACGGGGATCGCGCTGGCGGGGAACCGGATCACGGTGCTGAACAGCGATGTGCGGAACTGCTATCACCGCGGGATCACGATCTCCGACCAGCGATGGGGGAAGACGACGATCCGCGGCTGCCGGATCTCGGGGTCTGCTTGGCACGGGATTCGATATGATGATTGCTCGCCGCTGATCACGGGCTGCGTGATCACGGGAAATGCTCGCAGCGGGATCTATGTGTCCGGGAACACGGTGGGGGAGATCTTCGGGAATATCTTCGCGAAGAACGAGATGAACAGCATCTCGTGCTGGTTCGAGAGCCGGGACCGGATTGTGCGGAATATCATCGCGGATGATCAGCGCGAGGCGCTGGCGGTGCTAGGCTTGGCCTCGCCGCTGGTGAGAGGGAACGTGTTCGTGGGGAAAGGGATCGTGCAGTCGCAGATCGGCGGGGATCGGCTGACGGCGAAGGCGTATGGTACGCCGAAGCTGGAGAACAATGTGTTCTGGAAGGTGGGGCAGCCGCACCAGCGCGGGTATCCGGCGGAGGCGGTGGCACTGCCTGAGGGGAACCGGGTGGAGGATCCGGGGCTGGGGGCGGGCTATATTTTGCCGGAGGGATCGAAGCTGCGGGAGGAGCAGATCGGGCCGGAGGTGAATCCGGTGGGGCTGAGTCCGTATCCGATCCAGCCCGAGGAGAAGGCGATCATGCCGGAGGGGGATTCGCGGGATTCGAGGCTGTGGAAGGGGCAGGGCTAG
- a CDS encoding metallophosphoesterase family protein produces MHTRRRFLQAAGATMALPLPMLAAGDGVKKLLRVGLITDVHKDIMPDADERLKAFIDAMNAEKVDAVMQLGDFCIPKPENKGFLEIYESFQGPKYHVLGNHDMDGGYKAEETVAYYGMKSRYYSFDLGGCHFVVLDANDKPEGWEKGYPAFIAADQVEWLKAELAATELNTFIFSHQSLEIEVCIDNQEEVRRLIREAKTKDGRAKVAGCFNGHWHIDHSREIDGIPYVHINSASYFWMGGEFRRDRLSPELAKKFPHVASTAPYEGPLFTVLEIDAEKGSFRVRGMKSAWQAPSPVEVNYKSAVIRNEWVRPEISERSY; encoded by the coding sequence ATGCACACGAGACGCCGTTTCCTTCAAGCCGCTGGTGCCACGATGGCGCTGCCCCTGCCCATGCTAGCCGCCGGGGATGGTGTCAAGAAGCTGCTGCGGGTGGGGCTGATCACGGATGTGCACAAGGACATCATGCCGGATGCGGACGAGCGGCTGAAGGCATTCATCGATGCGATGAACGCGGAGAAGGTGGATGCGGTAATGCAGCTGGGTGACTTCTGCATTCCCAAGCCGGAGAACAAGGGATTCCTGGAAATCTACGAGAGCTTCCAAGGGCCGAAGTATCATGTGCTGGGCAACCACGATATGGATGGTGGCTACAAGGCGGAGGAGACGGTGGCCTACTATGGGATGAAGTCGCGCTACTATTCCTTCGATCTGGGCGGATGTCACTTCGTGGTGCTGGATGCGAACGACAAGCCGGAGGGTTGGGAGAAAGGCTATCCGGCATTCATCGCGGCGGATCAGGTGGAGTGGTTGAAGGCGGAACTGGCGGCGACGGAGCTGAACACGTTCATTTTCTCGCATCAGAGCTTGGAGATCGAGGTGTGCATCGACAACCAGGAGGAGGTGCGGCGGTTGATCCGCGAGGCGAAGACGAAGGATGGAAGGGCGAAGGTGGCAGGGTGTTTCAACGGACACTGGCACATCGATCACAGCCGGGAGATTGACGGGATCCCGTATGTGCACATCAACTCCGCCTCCTACTTCTGGATGGGCGGGGAGTTCCGGCGCGATCGATTGTCGCCTGAGCTGGCGAAGAAGTTTCCGCATGTGGCATCGACGGCGCCGTATGAAGGGCCGCTTTTCACGGTGCTGGAGATCGATGCGGAGAAGGGGAGTTTCCGCGTGAGGGGGATGAAGTCGGCGTGGCAGGCGCCATCGCCGGTGGAGGTGAACTACAAGAGTGCGGTGATCCGGAACGAGTGGGTGCGGCCGGAGATCAGCGAGAGGAGTTACTAG
- a CDS encoding sigma-70 family RNA polymerase sigma factor, whose translation MSQASDNIDEFVQELTRHQVDLFYFIRALAGDPHAAYDIRQAVNMVLWKKREKYRPGSSFKNWSFQIAQLEVKSYLRKQRRSVTVSFDHKLLDLFSTEFEEFSDELPERRRALSNCLRKLTSKDEELLRHRYWVGGSLESLANSTNRSIGTLKARLHQLRASLRKCIEAQLMPDSP comes from the coding sequence ATGTCCCAAGCCAGCGACAACATCGATGAATTCGTGCAAGAGCTGACCCGTCATCAGGTCGACCTCTTCTACTTCATCCGTGCCCTGGCAGGAGATCCCCATGCGGCGTATGACATCCGCCAGGCGGTGAACATGGTGCTGTGGAAGAAGCGGGAGAAGTATCGCCCGGGATCGAGCTTCAAGAACTGGTCCTTCCAGATCGCGCAGCTGGAGGTGAAGAGCTATCTGCGGAAGCAGCGGCGCTCGGTGACGGTCTCCTTCGATCACAAGCTGCTGGACCTCTTTTCGACCGAGTTCGAGGAATTTTCCGACGAGTTGCCCGAGCGTCGGCGGGCGCTTTCCAATTGCCTGCGCAAGCTGACCTCGAAGGACGAGGAGCTGTTGAGACACCGCTATTGGGTAGGTGGCTCTTTGGAGTCGCTTGCCAACTCCACGAATCGTAGCATCGGCACGCTGAAAGCGCGTTTGCATCAACTCCGGGCCTCGTTGCGTAAGTGCATCGAGGCTCAACTCATGCCAGATAGTCCATGA